The genomic interval agctaagaatgacttgttggccaaagtcaaggttatttTTATCTATGATGGATATCAATCCACTTGGAGAAAATCTACCATCCCCCaaattcaaaataagggtatttgcatttgataaataagtgagcttttattacatgtaaattgtttacataaataaaatcatgtctcttatacattctcattttttgtatttttacGTTAATCATTTAATTGTGACTTCTGTTAATCTACGTTCGATTTTGAACTTGAGCAAACTGACTGGGCCAAACTTCTTGGACTAGTTTTGAAGTTTGAGAATTGTTGTTAAAGttgagaagctagcttatgtccttgatgaACCTCTTCCCGTAACTTTTGATGTCAATGCAACTGCATATCAATTAATGGTCCATCATAAACATAAGGATGATTTTGTACTTACAAGTTGCATCAAGTTAGTCGCTATGACTTTAGAACTACAAAAATActatgagcatttggatgcttatgatattgtctattatCTTCGTGAGTTGTTTGATGAGAAAGCTATATCCGAAAGGTTTAAGGTCTCTAAGCTTCTCTTTTGTtcaaagatgcaggagggttcgTCTACAGTATAATTTGTACTTAAGATGAACGACTACATAGAGCGTTTAGTATTGCTCAGTTTTtcgatggatcatgagttaagtattgacttaattctatatAGTTTGCCGAAAAGTCATTCATAATTTGTGATTAACTATCATATGAATAATTTGGAATCGACCATCCCCGAGATGATTAATATCCTCAAGACTGTGAAGCCTTCTATTAAAGGTAAACAGAAAActatgatgttagtagactcctccaagaaaggttctaagaagAAGCTAAAATATCAGGTTAAGgggaagagcaaaaaggccaAGACAATAGAACCAACACAAAATGGCCCATGTCAtcattgtgtcaagatgagatatTGGCAAAGAAATTGCAAGATATATATTAAGTTTGTGAAGAAGAATACGACATCCGATGTCGcatcctcttcaggtattttcattattgattaTTATACTATTTcctcagacacttggatattggatactaggtatgactcacatatatgtaatgacatacagaGATTAAGGAATGACAAAAGACTCGTCAAGAGAGAATCAAGTCTGTGAGTTGAGAATGGAGCAAAGGTTACTGCAGTCGCCATTGAAACATAtttgttaaagcttcctagtggacttgtcttagaactagataattgttattttgttcctatattaataaagaacattgtttctatttcttgcttaaacaGAAAAGGttccatttgacttttagtaacaattgttattatataactttaaatgacATTTTTTATGGCATCTACACATTAGATATATTTGGTGACGTATTCAATATCAAAATGAGTAATAAACACGCTTGAATATATAATCAACtaacctcttactcgtggcattgtcGCCTTGACCATATAAATAAGAAACACATGTTTGAATTGTAAAAGATTGCagttctcgaatcatttgaattagatacatttgagacatgtgattcatgtttaaaaggcaagatgataaagttacctttttctagaaagggtgaacgagttgatgagttacttgggctcataCATACCGATATATGTGAACTAATGTCAACTCACGTACTAGGAGGTTATAACTATTTCATTACtgtcattgatgatcactctcattatgAGTATAtatatctaatgaaacacaagtatgaaacctttgaaaaatttagagaattcaaaaatgaagtagagaaacaacttagtaaaagtattaagatacttcgatccaatcaaggtggtgagtatttaagccaagaatttcaagattatctaagggacaatgGTATATTATTTCAATGGACTATACCTTATACttcacaacataatggtgtatcagaaaggtgtAACCGAACCCTGTTGgacatggttaggtcaatgatgaATTGTGTAAATCTTCCAAAACTTTTTCAGTTTATGCACTCATGATAACTGTTTATTTGCTAAATAGAGTCCCTAtgaaggcaatctcaactactccatataaGGTATGAACTAGTAAGAAactcctcatatcttatttgaagatatagaGATGTcgtgcttatgtgaagaggattatatcagacaagttgaacgttaagtctgataagtgtttatttattgaataccctaagaaaactaagggttaccaattctatcaacTCATAGAACAAAAGGTGTTTATTTCAAGGCATGCTATATTTCTAGAAAAAAgagtttttcttgcaggaagcAAGTGGGTGTatagttgaacttgatgaagttcaagaggcTCTAATAAACAATAATGAGATGCTTAGTCAATAACCACAATCAACTATGATACAACCTCCTCATAGATCAGGTAGAACACATAATATTTTtaagagatatggatctcttgtaatAGAATCAAATAACGTGTTACTCATTAAGGATGAGGAACTTACTAATTACAAAGAAGCTCTCAATAGTTCAGAGAAGGACAAATGACTTATAGTCATGAAGTCTAAAATGGATTTCATGTATGAAAATCAAGTTTCAAATTTGGTGGACCCATCTGAAGGCATTACACCTATGgggtgcaagtggattttcaagaaaaaaactgacatggatgataatgtaattacctacaaggcaaggttggtggCGAAAGACTATCgtaaaaaataaagtattgactatgatgaaaccttcttacctgtagctatgcttaaatccattcagatATAACTGTCATACCAACTCATCATGATTTTGAGATATAgtaaatggatgtaaaaatagtttttcttaATGCAAACTTGCTCGAGGGCGTGTATATAATACAACCCAAAAGTTTCACATATGTTAACGAGAATAAAGAATACAAACTTCAAAGTTCTATTTATGAACTAAAACTAGTATTCAGGAGTTggaatatttgttttgatgaggcgatcaaagagtttgatttctcacaaaatccagacgaaccttgtgtgtatcaaaaggttagtgggagtatgGTCATATTCCTCATTATGTGTTGATGATATATTGCTTATAAGAAATGATGTGCCAGTTCCACAGTCAATTAAAGTTTAGTTGTCCACgacattctccatgaaagatatgagagaagcaacttacatcctagggatgaagatctataaagatagatcgACAAGGTCGCTTGGTCTTTCACAGTTGACATATATAGACAGAGAACGATTTAAaatgtctgaatccaagaaaaGTTTCATACTTATGAGGCATGAAATTCACCTTTCAAAGTCTATGTGCCCACGCACAAAAGACGAGAGGATTtacatggataagataccttatgcgccCGCAATAGGATCTATtatatatgttatgttatgtataAGGCCCGATATATCGTATGCTCTGAATGTTACGGGCAGATAATAGTCAGATTCTGTTATGCTCTCGTAAGTGCACAGTTACGTCGTCaataatacaaaagatatcgaaccTATAGGGGCTGGTTATAATCACTAGTGATCtttcacgtagaattagctaagcAATTGATTGAGACAAGTTACGTGCTAAGTAAGAGAAATGAGACTGAGActaaggaagagagagagagagagagacctgGTTTGGGGAATATTCTAGGGGTTCTGTTTCATTTTGATGTTTATCAACGTAACATGGTTTACCAATTGCCTATCCTCAATTCACATGCACTTGTAGGAAGTTACCGACTCTTCTCTGCAGTGGACAAGTCAACATGATATTTAATGGCAAGTCAACATCTCTTGCCATTAAATATGAATGATTCCTATGAACTCCATTAACGAGTTACTTCTGTCACTAGGACCCCTCAGTCATACATCATAAGAACACACTCATACTCAATAACCATAGAGATGAAGATGACCATTATACAAAACTATCTACTTCCTTGTGGGGAGTCACTTCTCCTTTTAAGGTAATACCCTACACGTCCGTTAATGACTTACTCCTATCACTAAAGCTTATCGATCATACGATCTAAGGAATCCCCTTATGGGATCAATAATTCTACACAATCATTTAATCAAATATGAGACTTAAGCTCAACCACATGCatccacataagatcaaatatatACAAGACATGATAATGtcatctagataggaaattggtatatccatgagttcttacatcaatcCATTATACAATTACTTctttaatcctagaacaatagatCTACTTTATGGCAAGAAGAAAGAGATCCAAAGACATAAGAATTACAAGCATTCAAAACCCAATAAGAGAGAGAAGGGAAGAGAACCTTATCCAATGTCGtaaagtgatcttcggatccaatctcaAGCTTTCGAAGTCGATGCGGTGATGGAAACAGATTCAGATCGTTGAACGGAGACCAGAGAAGATGGAGATTAGCACCAAGATGGAACTCCCAaaagggagaaccttcctcccttGGAAAGGGGAAGAAATCCCTTTTTATAATGCAGGGCACGACCCGTGCCATgatcgtgtggaatccacatggccggCTCCTTCTTGGTCTCGACTCACACGACTATGTCTTGCTTGCTCTTTGAATGAGTGGTACGACCGTGTGGGATCACACAATTGTatggcttcacacggccgtggccatTCTCCCTTCTGCTTCTTTGACACGGTCGTGTAGGATCACACGACTAGTGTCAATTGCCTTCGTATGCTCTTCGAATCGTCAACGAACGTCGTTTTCACTCCAAAAGTGACTCATGTCAACAGAAAAAtgcacaaagagcagatctctaaCAACGAAGCctaattatgctgaaagtaagcAAGAGATGCAAAAATACACAAATCAAGCATAAGTAAAGGAACAAATCTTATTGGTCATGGTTTGTTCCACAATGAGTTATAGTGATCCTTCCCTTAATATATGTAGGGGATACACACTTCAAATTGTGTTACACATTTTGAACAATGTTCCCTCAAAGTCTATGAAATAAACCATATATGAGATACGATAGAATAAAAGAAACTAAATCTTCTTATCTTATGGCTTGAGTTTGGGATGCATATGCTAAACTTTTAAATAGTGATAAGTTCCAATCTAAAGCAAGCAAGTGCTTAATTGTGGGATACCCTGAGGAATTttagggatattacttttactaATCATAAGAGAACAAAATTTTTATTTCTCGATAGACAACATTCCTCGAGTAGGAATACATAGATATGAGACATTGAAAATAAGATTAAGCTTAAAGAGGTTCAAGCCGAGCCCCATGCAAAAGCACAATTTAAGGAATTGATTGAGGTTCAATCACAGAAGGGGAGTATTTCATATTGAAGAGACGTACAAGATTGTGTGACCCTCCCCCAACTCTTGGAACTTCTTACATATTGAAGAGATACACATTGCTCAAGCTTCAAGAGACATATCACACCTCCAGGATGTAGGGATTTGGGGCACCTTAGACTTGACTCAAGCAAATTAGGATTgatcaatttgatcaagtgatcaaattggaccgagcccaatcgatcagatgatcgattgggTACAATGCTACGACAAACAACACccgaattgatcagctgattgattgagaaGAAATGTCGCGAGCACAGAACGGTCCTCAATCAATAAGTCGATTGATTGTGCACcgttaatcgatcagccgattgattgggcaccgtcaatcgatcagccgatcgattgggggctgaaAATCACGTGTGACGCGAGAGAGCTGAATTGATTGGGCGATTGATTCATGCCATTTTCCAGAGAGCATATAAGAAAgcttaatcgatcagccgatcgattcagcctcctcaatcgatcgaccgatcgattgggagacaaCCATTGCGCAAGATAAAGCCGTTAGCGAACGTCTTCTTCTGCAgttcttcctcttcacttcttGCGATCTCTCTCACAgattcacgccagttcttgaagctttcttgAAGCAAAGTGTTGCtgtacttccaaggtcaagaggcattccacaAGAAGATGAAACAAATTAGAGTTTcatattgtaaatcttgtaagatttcacttGTATGTTacatttctttcttcttattgtattgagagtttgtataaGACTTCTCCATTTTTGGTAAttaccgagaatgagtgtttttttTAGTGGAGAGTGCGTCGTGTAtgaattcttggattagtcacctcttcttgaggtggataccaagtaaatcataacgttagcgttgtgagtgtacTTTGTGTGTATTTCCGCTGTATATCATCATCAAAGCAAGACAACGAAgcatgacgagctattcaccccctctagttacaaatcgaccctaacacttATATATATCTCCCTTCATATTTATAAGATTGACATTAAATAAATCATTGATATAACGGATCTATATTTTAAAAGTCATATACATGTTCTTGAATTACTAATGTCATATACATGTTCTTGAATTGTGAATCAAGGAGAGATTTGGGTCACAGTCGATTATTTGCTTTTTTGTTGAAATCTTCCCTAATTGGCCAGTTTAGTCCCAGAAAACAGGGTCAACGGGTCCGGGGCTGGGTCTAGACCTTTAGTCTACTTCATTTGGAATGGGCTTATGTCAAGcttgaaaattaattaaccttTAGTCAACTTCATTTGGAATGGGCTTCTGTCAagcttgaaaattaattaataagaatCATGTTGTATTCGAAATAATGCTCATTGTCGGCAATTGATGTTGATTGAATACTCCACCAAAACAACTTTCACCAAACCAACTTAAAGGAAAAGAATATCAATTTCCAAATAATTAATCCGCCATTAGGTCTTCGATCTgcataattaactaattaattaacgtCCTACCAAACGCGGCGGAGGAATCTTCGCCACTTCCCGTCCGTCCCCACGGCGGCGCCGGCGGCGGGTGGCAGCAAGCTGGCTCGGCACAGCGGGCACCTCACCTGGCCGCCGTCCACCCACCTATCAATGCACTCCACGTGGAAGCCATGGCCGCAGTTGCCGAGCTCCCTCACCCTGTGCCGCGCCTCCAGCTGGCCCAAGCAGATAACGCACGTCGGGTCGTCGTCCACGTGGCACCCCCGCTGCCGCAGGGAGGCGAACTCCACCACTCTCAGCCGCTTCTTGAAGGAGGAAGGCTCCGGCAGTGGCGGTGGCGCCGAGGAACCGGCGGCGTCAGGGAAGTAGAACTCGTGCTCCTCCCAGGGGGAGACGAGCGGCTCCTCCGCGGCGTGGAGCCCGATGTAGCGGAGGAGCACCCACACAGCGTATTTGACGTaggcgaggaagaggaagaaaagcaCCACCGGCGTCGGCACCACCGCGTAGTCGTCAGGAGGAAAGCCCATGGGTCCCTCCCCTCCTCCGTAGCAATAGGTAGCTCTTCGGGTACAAATGGGACAGTCGGTGGTGGTCGTCATTTATAGATGGAAAAATAAACGGCATCACCGAACCACCGTGACCATTTCTCACTTatccaaattttattttatttttttaaaaaaaaaatcacgaaAGTTTCCGATTATACCCCTTCCGTCCTTTCACTTTAATCTATCCATTCAAAATTTCTATATCCATAAATATAATTAAAGTGATTTACAAGAGTATATTAATTATAATTGGAGtgattcaaaattctttaaatccATTTCAGTCTATTTACTTTATTTATACATTCATATCTGAATTTgacattttaaattaaaatttgaaagattTATTATAAGCTCATTATAAAATCTAGGATAATAATATTGATTAACCAATACTACCCATAAGTTCTTAGGACCCTTTCAGattaataaatattaacttttaaatttttgaataatatAGATGATCAATTTATCTAAATTTGATTGATGAATCTAAACGATTTTAAATTCTTTCATATTAAAACTAATATATTTTTGAAAGCTTCCTTAATACATTCATTTATTCATTTCTGAATTTAATAAAGTAAATTGAGAATGATAAATTTGTAGGAGAGttgagaaaatttaaaatatgggAAAAAAGGAGAGATATAACCGAAAAATGTTacgtatttttagaattttaaaatcggGGTATGTGAAATgatgaaactaaaataaaaaccgAATTAGTTTGAGAATTATATTTAAACGGGCAGTTAAATTAAATAATGTGATACGATGGTTTCTTGCATCAGAAATTAATCGCTCACAAACACgatggaatttttttttaaaaaaaaaacatttaagagTTTAAACTTTTTAGGGAACCTACCTAATGACATTTGTATACTTATTTATACCAATTAGCTAAAAAAAAGGCATTAAATATGTCCAAATGGtacgaaatttatttatttattttacacataaaatttagatttaaaatgtagaatataataataataataataataataataataataataattagctTTATTATCACGAATTTAAGGTGTTAGTTCTTATATGTCGGCATAATTGGTTCATATAAAGTAGATGGTTATTAATAGATTTGGGATCGATTTATAGTGGATGATAAATGAAATTTTTCatgatttattttccttttaaatAATAAGAGACCATTTCGGAGGCACAgttgtaaaattagttttgatgACTAATAGAGAAAAGATAACTATTTCGTCGGTAGACCGTCGTAAATTAATTTTTTCGAGTGAATAAGAAATTAATGTCTAATGAAGGGTTGATCCGATATGATCGGATGGAAGTTTGACTTGCATACGAATTGGATTCATGGATGAATACTAACTTGAGTATGTGGAACGAATTATGGGGGATAGTATAgccggctagaagaggggttgaatagaCATTGACCCCAAGttgatcgcttcctacgtattcgttaatGTACAGTGAAAAACAAATAAATACGaatataaatacaaatatgaaagctaaaggcAAGACAAGAAAGCAAACCAAGATACACGATCGTTTACGTaattcggagataacttgctcctactccatggctgtaCATAAGGTGGATGATACctcaatccttcggtggattaacccccggcaaactctggctatctcaagtatccttgtcggtggagaaacctcatcacaactccaaccaagatctcTTGGACACAAAgaaaaccttgagcacttagtaactactaattagggttaaccacctctaatttcgtcaccttggccagccatcccaagctccatttTATAGAGCTTGGGAATAAACGACCTTGCTGTTTTACCATTACCACTCGACTGGTctttgcactagtcgactggtgccaccCTAACGATACTCTACAGAATCCGCGATTCTGCCAACGACtctttactagtcgactgctacagtaccatTGGCTGCTATAGTATCTGTTGACTGCTACAGCCCCCCCTCCCGTTAACTGCTATAGTAACCTCAGggattttactctgagtacaatctctcatacaCTTGtgccctcacgactcacttgacccttccttacagccttgacctcttaccttcaagcctttttcctttggctctcgtccctcggatacatTTAAGCCCGCGacttgtcccaatgtcatccttcgtgtatgcctcgaagtgtgCTTCCCTTGGCTCctgtccttgctgccttatccacagtcccttggatgctccatcttTCACCGGACCCAAAGTCATAAAGCTGAGAcatatgtatatcctgcaaacctacacaCTTACATACATATAttaaatacaagggtaaacctaacttaaaccctttgcccaaatataaaaatatatagtcACACGGACCATCGGGATTACTCTAACATGAATGAggggtatgaaattataattaattttattaattaatttattgattgattaaaagattaattgttatgatattaattaattaattaattaacatttataataaattaagttaattgttaatcatattaatcaattaaatttaaaaggtttAAAGGAAAAGACACATCTTATCTTTTCACCTCTTGGAAAAAGCATTTCACCTCTTGGGAGTAACGCCTCATCCCTATAAAACAAATCTCATTTATTCTACTTAACTCATTCAATCTCAAGTTGTGAATTCTCATCTTGagttctcttctctctctcctctcttaagaGTTTCAAGGCTTTGAAAGTTCAACAAGGCTCGAAATTTGGAGTGCTCCTATTTCAAGACacaagtcgttgtatcttgggagacgattacCAATAAACCATAAGCACTTGGGCAAGACAATATTGTCTTAAGGAAAGAATGTCAAGCCTTCACCTAGACCTTAATACTTTAATCCTTAAGGATAAGTTTACTCAAAGGGGTTGTGTCGATATCCGAATGGATAACTCGATAACTGATGAGATTAGGTCAGTAGCGATGATACCAAGAAGGGTATGTCTCTTACCCGAAGGGGTACTTCAATAACTGAAAGGGGATGTTGAGAGTATAAataggacaagatccacatcgcCATACTGAGCTCCACCGGTTAGAATCATCAACTAATTGTTGAGATGACTAATTGGGCCCAACTGTTGGATCTCAACACTGAAGATCCATATACCCACAACTAAAAATACCAATAATCATAAGATGATATTCGCGGTTATGGCGACTATAGTTCCCACTCCTACTGGAGAAAAATTGGAGAAATTATCTGTAATCGTCTTCAAGCGATGATAGTAAAATATACTGCATTACTTGAAAAAAAATGTACCTTATAAGGTTACTATCAAAATATGTCTTAGCACATCTAAAAGTGAACCTCAAGCGATGGGAGAATTACTTGCAAGGAAGAATAGAATTTTCCTATTTGAGAATCATAC from Zingiber officinale cultivar Zhangliang chromosome 6B, Zo_v1.1, whole genome shotgun sequence carries:
- the LOC121991490 gene encoding brassinosteroid-responsive RING protein 1-like codes for the protein MGFPPDDYAVVPTPVVLFFLFLAYVKYAVWVLLRYIGLHAAEEPLVSPWEEHEFYFPDAAGSSAPPPLPEPSSFKKRLRVVEFASLRQRGCHVDDDPTCVICLGQLEARHRVRELGNCGHGFHVECIDRWVDGGQVRCPLCRASLLPPAAGAAVGTDGKWRRFLRRVW